AGTTTTCTTATATGGCCTTCTCAGGCGGGTTAACATAGCATCTTCTTCATTGGTAACGGAGCCTTTTACAACGGCATGCGTTACCGAGTCTTTCGCCGTAATGGTAATCACTGAATTTTCGATATAAAAATACAGGTCATCCTGCGGGGCAAATTTAGGCCTGGTAATGGTATCGTGGTTAATACGAAGGGAAGCCTGGGTGGGGTTGTTCAGTTTCCCGTTAAAAACGAAATTCCCTTTCTTCAATGTTACAGAGTCGCGCACCTCTTTGCCTGCTTCTTTATAGCTGAGAAAGGCCATTGCCGGAGCATCGAGTGTGCCCACTTTGCCACGAATTGTAAAACCCTTCTGCGCCATGAGGCCCAGCGGAAGGCAGCAGACCACTGCCAGTAAGCTATTCTTTGTCATCTCGGTTATTATTGTATTGTAATAATTTTATTTTAAGGAACCAGTGCTATACCACTGATAAAAATTGCGTCATATGTGGAAGCGTATTTTACTGATTCGAGGACAGTAAAGCGCAGGTAACGCGCTGTTATCAAACCTGTATTGAGGGTTTGCATATTGTTGGCTATTTTACCTGCAAACGTGCCTTTATTTTCCCAGGCAGTACCATTCATGCTGGTTTCTATGAGAATGGATGTGGGGTATCCGCCGTTGCTGGGATAGGCCAAGGCAGTAGGCAGGTAATAATTCACCGCAGAAAAGGTTATGTCTTTATTGAAGTTGATGGCCACCCATTGCGGCATTTTCTGGGCGATGTTGCTTGTCCAGTAGGTAGTAGTATTGTTATCGTCCAGTACATTTGTTGCGACAAACGTGCCATTCACCGACGAGAATCCGGCGATAGTCCAACCTACTTTACTGATGGAAACGGGTTTACCTGTTTTAAACACCAGGTATAAGACCTGGCTTGTTGCTGCACCATCGACGGTACCATCAACAGATTGAATAACTATAGGCAATACATAGGTAGTGTATCCTTCCAGTTTAGTTTGCAGTATAAAGTTCAACTGCGCGGAAT
The Filimonas effusa genome window above contains:
- a CDS encoding BT_3987 domain-containing protein, coding for MHKIYIAIYTCFIVLLAACSKNSERAALPNGSISIQLNANKDTIEMPVSVAKDSTVVISLKAALNGTASASDHWVNFAVDSTKIGDYRARYGAAVLLPRNAYLFYKSMTRLPAGASLSDSAQLNFILQTKLEGYTTYVLPIVIQSVDGTVDGAATSQVLYLVFKTGKPVSISKVGWTIAGFSSVNGTFVATNVLDDNNTTTYWTSNIAQKMPQWVAINFNKDITFSAVNYYLPTALAYPSNGGYPTSILIETSMNGTAWENKGTFAGKIANNMQTLNTGLITARYLRFTVLESVKYASTYDAIFISGIALVP